From one Salvelinus alpinus chromosome 14, SLU_Salpinus.1, whole genome shotgun sequence genomic stretch:
- the LOC139538536 gene encoding ribosomal RNA processing protein 1 homolog B-like isoform X1 gives MAPIQQEAEIQFAQRLASNEKPMRTKAIKKLRKYISVRSQKINGGFTGDELLKLWKGLFYCLWMQDKPLLQEELSNQISGLMHSFQNVQSMFLFLGTFLQTIKREWTGIDRLRMDKFFQLVRFVFRNSFEMMKRKEWETSVVTRFLELLTAQVLHSTSGAPCGLQFHILDLYMTELAAVGSAELTAAQNLTFIDPFCKTASKTKDRILLKAICGSIFSAIVDQAPFAIEDLLKEVNATGGGSEESDSGQASEEEEEKKEPPKGKKAAKKSPMKTIGKQTNCTVSTEEDEDSLEDEEDDEMLHLESDSGSEIPDDGGIGPVLQFDYSALADRLFGLASRSNTPSHNRQRLYKVIKTLRDLSDGVFPQDEYPEEVSTDEDDDEMFGSRKRMKRGRALEEEESSPAKKRKGKKNDSKPGKSGQRAASDKSKPAKTPGDTTTRKKRSMGEVKSDEQNRVAEESEVKAEADTTPPTTESETTDAMKAAPTEAKTELSTPIDSVEVGVKKKTSTPAERTDVGEKQEAVLEEDASPMKVTDTPSEVTAMETEYQSETPQDIVVGSLSSVMEIGQKTQSETPVPDSTSSKKKKKTKKSKMPVQEEKKAVAEPETNTDVPEASVKATETEDQPAPATQDGEAAEGATEPESAPETATTSTTKRKGRRKSTKQDPEEQTTVEEVETKLDAVEEIMATPLKKNRRKKAEQSAESTKEEVAETDSAPVDMTPAGPKPLATPAEEPPADVRIATTSLKKKKLKAAKSEEESVEVEGEMQPETEADVLLVVAETVPAEVATPTVLKKKMAEEQSVEAEGKTKTVADSNRTLVDAEAELVEVSTPAPLKKKKKKAALVSEEQEPDTTAVEESIAEEQPTKVDLETPVKKRKILVVIEVEAEELEAEAEAARVNDSEEPSTPVNAKKTKKMMPKKAKGGEESDFITFQSHATIPTPIFFKRAKGSPSTSLSSKKKCPTPKSESKKVTFRLNKNKTAEFRKTDRSLLVSPEGSSRVPFDPQQKPLFGVLKSPVASLTNSTKKKTKSTPKATPKCPTAANFF, from the exons GCCCATGCGGACAAAGGCCATCAAGAAGCTAAGAAAGTATATCAGTGTTAGGTCACAGAAAATCAACG GTGGTTTCACAGGCGACGAGTTACTTAAACTATGGAAGGGCCTCTTTTATTGCCTGTGGATGCAGGACAAGCCACTTCTTCAG GAGGAGTTGTCGAATCAGATATCTGGCCTGATGCATAGCTTTCAGAACGTCCAGAGTA TGTTTTTGTTTCTGGGGACTTTCCTGCAGACCATCAAAAGAGAATGGACTGGCATTGACAGGCTTCGCATGGATAAGTTTTTCCAG CTGGTTCGTTTCGTGTTCAGGAACTCTTTTGAAATGATGAAGAGGAAAGAATGGGAGACCAG TGTGGTGACCAGGTTTTTGGAGCTCCTGACTGCTCAGGTCCTCCACAGCACCAGCGGAGCCCCTTGCGGGTTGCAGTTTCACATACTGGACCTCTACATGACAGAGCTGGCTGCAGTTGGCTCAGCTGAG CTCACAGCGGCTCAGAACCTGACGTTTATCGACCCGTTCTGCAAAACAGCATCCAAAACCAAAGA TCGGATCCTGCTCAAGGCTATTTGCGGCAGCATCTTCAGTGCCATCGTGGACCAGGCTCCCTTCGCCATTGAAGACCTGCTGAAGGAGGTGAATGCTACAGGTGGAGGGTCTGAGGAGTCTGACTCGGGACAGGcttctgaagaggaggaagagaaaaagGAGCCTCCCAAGGGCAAAAAAGCTGCAAAGAAATCCCCCATGAAAACCATTGGAAAGCAGACCAACT GCACCGTATCAACTGAGGAAGATGAAGATAGTCTGGAGGATGAAGAAGATGATGAAATGCTCCATCTGGAGAGTGATTCAGGGTCTGAGATACCAGATGACGGGGGGATCGGACCTGTTCTCCAATTTGACTACTCTGCCCTGGCGGACAGGTTGTTTGGGCTAGCCAGCCGTAGCAACACCCCCAGCCACAACAGACAGAGACTCTACAAAGTCATCAAGAC TCTCCGGGACCTCAGTGACG gaGTCTTCCCACAGGACGAGTACCCAGAGGAAGTGTCAACGGATGAGGATGACGATGAAATGTTTGGCAGCAGAAAGAGGATGAAGAGGGGAAGAGccctggaggaggaagagagctcACCAGCCAAGAAACGTAAAG GCAAGAAAAACGACTCAAAACCAGGGAAGTCAGGCCAGCGTGCAGCATCGGACAAGAGCAAACCAGCAAAGACACCCGGTGACACCACCACGCGGAAGAAGAGGAGCATGGGAGAAGTGAAGAGTGACGAGCAGAACCGGGTGGCGGAGGAGTCGGAAGTGAAGGCTGAGGCGGACACAACTCCTCCTACAACGGAGAGCGAAACGACAGACGCTATGAAGGCAGCACCTACAGAAGCAAAGACTGAGCTCTCTACCCCAATAGACTCTGTAGAGGTGGGGGTAAAGAAGAAAACATCTACCCCAGCCGAGCGCACCGATGTTGGGGAGAAGCAAGAGGCTGTCCTGGAGGAGGACGCCTCTCCTATGAAGGTCACTGATACTCCCTCAGAGGTAACTGCCATGGAGACAGAGTATCAATCAGAAACTCCACAGGATATAGTGGTGGGGAGCCTATCATCTGTCATGGAGATTGGACAGAAGACCCAATCCGAGACACCAGTACCAGACAGCACGTCAtccaagaagaaaaagaagaccAAGAAGTCTAAAATGCCTGTACAGGAGGAGAAGAAAGCGGTAGCAGAACCAGAGACTAATACAGATGTGCCGGAGGCTAGTGTGAAAGCCACGGAGACAGAAGACCAGCCTGCTCCAGCTACCCAGGACGGAGAGGCTGCAGAGGGGGCTACAGAGCCAGAGAGCGCCCCTGAGACTGCTACTACCAGCACAACCAAGAGGAAGGGCAGGAGGAAGAGCACCAAGCAGGACCCTGAGGAACAGACAACCGTAGAGGAGGTTGAGACGAAGCTAGATGCTGTAGAAGAGATCATGGCCACCCCACTAAAGAAGAATAGGAGGAAGAAGGCTGAACAGAGTGCTGAGAGCACAAAGGAAGAGGTCGCTGAAACAGACTCAGCACCGGTAGACATGACACCAGCAGGCCCTAAACCACTGGCCACTCCAGCTGAGGAGCCTCCAGCTGACGTCCGCATCGCCACCACTTCCCTGAAAAAGAAGAAACTTAAGGCTGCCAAGTCTGAAGAGGAGAGTGTGGAGGTCGAGGGTGAAATGCAGCCAGAAACTGAAGCGGACGTCCTACTTGTAGTCGCTGAGACAGTGCCAGCAGAAGTCGCTACACCAACCGTGCTGAAAAAGAAGATGGCTGAAGAACAGAGCGTAGAGGCCGAGGGTAAAACAAAGACTGTGGCAGACTCAAACCGTACACTTGTAGACGCTGAGGCGGAGCTGGTAGAGGTTTCCACACCAGCTCCcctcaagaagaagaaaaagaaggcaGCACTAGTATCTGAGGAGCAGGAACCAGACACCACGGCAGTGGAGGAGAGCATTGCAGAGGAGCAGCCCACAAAGGTTGACCTGGAGACTCCCGTGAAGAAGAGGAAGATCCTGGTAGTGATAGAGGTCGAGGCTGAGGAGCTGGAGGCTGAGGCAGAGGCTGCTAGAGTCAAC GACAGCGAAGAGCCGTCCACACCGGTGAAcgccaagaaaacaaaaaagatgaTGCCCAAGAAGGCTAAGGGAGGGGAGGAGTCTGACTTCATTACGTTCCAGAGCCATGCCACCATCCCTACACCCATCTTCTTCAAGAGAGCCAAGGGAAGCCCCAGCACATCGTTGTCCAGCAAGAAG AAGTGTCCGACTCCAAAATCTGAATCCAAGAAGGTTACCTTCAGACTTAACAAAAACAAAACTGCAG AATTTAGGAAGACCGATCGCAGCCTGCTGGTGAGTCCAGAGGGGTCGTCCAGAGTGCCATTTGACCCCCAGCAGAAACCCCTGTTCGGAGTGCTGAAGTCCCCAGTGGCCTCTCTTACCAACAGCACCAAGAAGAAGACCAAGAGCACCCCGAAAGCCACCCCCAAATGCCCTACCGCTGCTAACTTTTTCTAG
- the LOC139538536 gene encoding ribosomal RNA processing protein 1 homolog B-like isoform X2 codes for MVTLTAAQNLTFIDPFCKTASKTKDRILLKAICGSIFSAIVDQAPFAIEDLLKEVNATGGGSEESDSGQASEEEEEKKEPPKGKKAAKKSPMKTIGKQTNCTVSTEEDEDSLEDEEDDEMLHLESDSGSEIPDDGGIGPVLQFDYSALADRLFGLASRSNTPSHNRQRLYKVIKTLRDLSDGVFPQDEYPEEVSTDEDDDEMFGSRKRMKRGRALEEEESSPAKKRKGKKNDSKPGKSGQRAASDKSKPAKTPGDTTTRKKRSMGEVKSDEQNRVAEESEVKAEADTTPPTTESETTDAMKAAPTEAKTELSTPIDSVEVGVKKKTSTPAERTDVGEKQEAVLEEDASPMKVTDTPSEVTAMETEYQSETPQDIVVGSLSSVMEIGQKTQSETPVPDSTSSKKKKKTKKSKMPVQEEKKAVAEPETNTDVPEASVKATETEDQPAPATQDGEAAEGATEPESAPETATTSTTKRKGRRKSTKQDPEEQTTVEEVETKLDAVEEIMATPLKKNRRKKAEQSAESTKEEVAETDSAPVDMTPAGPKPLATPAEEPPADVRIATTSLKKKKLKAAKSEEESVEVEGEMQPETEADVLLVVAETVPAEVATPTVLKKKMAEEQSVEAEGKTKTVADSNRTLVDAEAELVEVSTPAPLKKKKKKAALVSEEQEPDTTAVEESIAEEQPTKVDLETPVKKRKILVVIEVEAEELEAEAEAARVNDSEEPSTPVNAKKTKKMMPKKAKGGEESDFITFQSHATIPTPIFFKRAKGSPSTSLSSKKKCPTPKSESKKVTFRLNKNKTAEFRKTDRSLLVSPEGSSRVPFDPQQKPLFGVLKSPVASLTNSTKKKTKSTPKATPKCPTAANFF; via the exons ATGGTTACT CTCACAGCGGCTCAGAACCTGACGTTTATCGACCCGTTCTGCAAAACAGCATCCAAAACCAAAGA TCGGATCCTGCTCAAGGCTATTTGCGGCAGCATCTTCAGTGCCATCGTGGACCAGGCTCCCTTCGCCATTGAAGACCTGCTGAAGGAGGTGAATGCTACAGGTGGAGGGTCTGAGGAGTCTGACTCGGGACAGGcttctgaagaggaggaagagaaaaagGAGCCTCCCAAGGGCAAAAAAGCTGCAAAGAAATCCCCCATGAAAACCATTGGAAAGCAGACCAACT GCACCGTATCAACTGAGGAAGATGAAGATAGTCTGGAGGATGAAGAAGATGATGAAATGCTCCATCTGGAGAGTGATTCAGGGTCTGAGATACCAGATGACGGGGGGATCGGACCTGTTCTCCAATTTGACTACTCTGCCCTGGCGGACAGGTTGTTTGGGCTAGCCAGCCGTAGCAACACCCCCAGCCACAACAGACAGAGACTCTACAAAGTCATCAAGAC TCTCCGGGACCTCAGTGACG gaGTCTTCCCACAGGACGAGTACCCAGAGGAAGTGTCAACGGATGAGGATGACGATGAAATGTTTGGCAGCAGAAAGAGGATGAAGAGGGGAAGAGccctggaggaggaagagagctcACCAGCCAAGAAACGTAAAG GCAAGAAAAACGACTCAAAACCAGGGAAGTCAGGCCAGCGTGCAGCATCGGACAAGAGCAAACCAGCAAAGACACCCGGTGACACCACCACGCGGAAGAAGAGGAGCATGGGAGAAGTGAAGAGTGACGAGCAGAACCGGGTGGCGGAGGAGTCGGAAGTGAAGGCTGAGGCGGACACAACTCCTCCTACAACGGAGAGCGAAACGACAGACGCTATGAAGGCAGCACCTACAGAAGCAAAGACTGAGCTCTCTACCCCAATAGACTCTGTAGAGGTGGGGGTAAAGAAGAAAACATCTACCCCAGCCGAGCGCACCGATGTTGGGGAGAAGCAAGAGGCTGTCCTGGAGGAGGACGCCTCTCCTATGAAGGTCACTGATACTCCCTCAGAGGTAACTGCCATGGAGACAGAGTATCAATCAGAAACTCCACAGGATATAGTGGTGGGGAGCCTATCATCTGTCATGGAGATTGGACAGAAGACCCAATCCGAGACACCAGTACCAGACAGCACGTCAtccaagaagaaaaagaagaccAAGAAGTCTAAAATGCCTGTACAGGAGGAGAAGAAAGCGGTAGCAGAACCAGAGACTAATACAGATGTGCCGGAGGCTAGTGTGAAAGCCACGGAGACAGAAGACCAGCCTGCTCCAGCTACCCAGGACGGAGAGGCTGCAGAGGGGGCTACAGAGCCAGAGAGCGCCCCTGAGACTGCTACTACCAGCACAACCAAGAGGAAGGGCAGGAGGAAGAGCACCAAGCAGGACCCTGAGGAACAGACAACCGTAGAGGAGGTTGAGACGAAGCTAGATGCTGTAGAAGAGATCATGGCCACCCCACTAAAGAAGAATAGGAGGAAGAAGGCTGAACAGAGTGCTGAGAGCACAAAGGAAGAGGTCGCTGAAACAGACTCAGCACCGGTAGACATGACACCAGCAGGCCCTAAACCACTGGCCACTCCAGCTGAGGAGCCTCCAGCTGACGTCCGCATCGCCACCACTTCCCTGAAAAAGAAGAAACTTAAGGCTGCCAAGTCTGAAGAGGAGAGTGTGGAGGTCGAGGGTGAAATGCAGCCAGAAACTGAAGCGGACGTCCTACTTGTAGTCGCTGAGACAGTGCCAGCAGAAGTCGCTACACCAACCGTGCTGAAAAAGAAGATGGCTGAAGAACAGAGCGTAGAGGCCGAGGGTAAAACAAAGACTGTGGCAGACTCAAACCGTACACTTGTAGACGCTGAGGCGGAGCTGGTAGAGGTTTCCACACCAGCTCCcctcaagaagaagaaaaagaaggcaGCACTAGTATCTGAGGAGCAGGAACCAGACACCACGGCAGTGGAGGAGAGCATTGCAGAGGAGCAGCCCACAAAGGTTGACCTGGAGACTCCCGTGAAGAAGAGGAAGATCCTGGTAGTGATAGAGGTCGAGGCTGAGGAGCTGGAGGCTGAGGCAGAGGCTGCTAGAGTCAAC GACAGCGAAGAGCCGTCCACACCGGTGAAcgccaagaaaacaaaaaagatgaTGCCCAAGAAGGCTAAGGGAGGGGAGGAGTCTGACTTCATTACGTTCCAGAGCCATGCCACCATCCCTACACCCATCTTCTTCAAGAGAGCCAAGGGAAGCCCCAGCACATCGTTGTCCAGCAAGAAG AAGTGTCCGACTCCAAAATCTGAATCCAAGAAGGTTACCTTCAGACTTAACAAAAACAAAACTGCAG AATTTAGGAAGACCGATCGCAGCCTGCTGGTGAGTCCAGAGGGGTCGTCCAGAGTGCCATTTGACCCCCAGCAGAAACCCCTGTTCGGAGTGCTGAAGTCCCCAGTGGCCTCTCTTACCAACAGCACCAAGAAGAAGACCAAGAGCACCCCGAAAGCCACCCCCAAATGCCCTACCGCTGCTAACTTTTTCTAG